The genome window cccctaaccttatactaatctaggtattatctaacattacccgatgcttcaaaacaccttgtcctcaaggtgtgcttacaaacatgatcaagccccctttctctttttttctctttttaattgcaaacaaTCCCCAGCATTCTGGCTCTTcaatgtttgaaaaagaaatcctcccCTTCGGCTTTGAAAAACTCTCGATTCCAAATAAGGTCCATTTGACTTCAGCCCACAAAGCAGGCCCAAGTGtacttgaattttccttttccaaaacacATTGTCTTAGTTAACCCTTTGCATATCACCAACaatgtgtttaattttcaaactcttcatctCTAGTGGGCTAGGCCATAATCAAAGTGTTGCGTCAAGACCAAAATCATACTTGCCGCCCGTTTGCATTCCTAGGACCCACCTACATACAagtttttcttccctcctatTTTTGGAACTCTCCACCCACTTCATCTACAAAATGATGTGCccccaatgttttatttagaataagttgaagctcatttagagtaagttgaagcccacttgaaatagtaaaacccaAGATTGTTCCTTTTGTCCTAATCCTCTTTCCTACCAATTTCTACCACGTCATTGCACCATCATGTGTGCAACAACTTCTTCCTCGTCACGTGATTCACCCCTATTCCAGACCACCTTCTCGAGCCTCTGTAGACCGATAACTAtcggcttcttctttctccattgcaaccagccattttgtgtttcttttagcaacaaatttttcttcactcgagTCTTCATTTCGAGCCTCACAGGTAATCCTCGTCGACCTTCctctatagtttcttcttggtcACTCTTTGCCATCCTCTTCACCTTCGTTGTATAACCGTTGCAATCACGTTTTCCTCGATTCTTCTATGGATTAGATCCTTCTTGAAATCCATCAATTTATGGACCTGAAGATTCCAATCCgttctaaataaacacaatccaGATCAGTGCCACTGAACACAGgcatttcaaccttcttgaatttgctatgatcgttcgagttttcatccctttcaaacttgtttgttttaccttctaccttgatttccttcaatgtcttaCCTCCACCTTCGATATACTCTCAATCGTTGGTCCTTTGCTCGACGATCCTTCCATTCTTCGGAGATCGTCAAATTATCCTTCTGCTATTCTTCGATGCATTTAGCAACCgttcttgtttttccaactAGATGACCAGTCTTTCGATGCTTTTTGGCAAGCATAAcaagttttcttcaattgcCAGCAACTTGTGTAACTCCACTTGTATCCCGAGATTTCCTTATCAGAGGTCTCCAACTTCTCTTTGATCCGTTTTTGTGCTGCTCTATCGTTCTCCCAAGTAaaacgctctgataccaatttgttaagaTACTGTAAATATACGGCAAGTGTATCTTACTTTATTGAATTACCTCAATGAATTACagtatagagaataaaaaatcactcacatcTACTTCCTAAAGGCACACTCCAGTGAGGAtcacaacaaagaacaagaaaaactaagaacaaaccgcaaccatgaaaatgaccaaaacaaacaataaaaagaacttgacttggaCCCTCTACTTCTCCCGAGCACGAAAGACGGCAGCCTCTActtctttggaatattttgtcccctttctccctcctctttcctccattttattttgctttactaaCAAACTAATGGGAAAGATCTCCTCCGATATTCTCTCCTCCTATAATCTCTCTATATTTGTGTGGGTcaatattaccctttttaattctcctatatacttaaataatattggagacatatacttcctaacaagaacaagatctgaatttattataatgtaactataagaaaatacaagataaaaccaagtataaagcacttggaaccctccctcttgagtactctcacccaaacCTTATATCACTCCCCAGAATTCTCcccacttaccctccctccatttataataacatgtaaccaccctagttaccacacttacataataactactagtaaccacacttacacaataactactagtaacttcctaaatatctaattacccttataccccaaccctatactaatctaggtatctaacaaattccataacataatgtattaggggaagaaggaaatcgaggataaaaacactagctagccaacaaatatctttcattagtgagcttgagccattttacacgtaaaatgggaaaagtaagcctgaaacccaaattagcctaatggttgtcttaacaaccactacccaccatcacgatagaaacaactgaaaaggaagagcatgatacaatccaactcaaacataagaattgattttgatgtttaactaaaagtaaataggcagtagaataagaaactatgCCCTTTTAGATCTAGAAGGTTCACAACAATTTCCAGCCTAAGCACAACTACGAGGCAATGGAAGAATAACGGCAAAGGCCTTGTCTGCATGGAATCGCTAACTTTGGTGCAAATGAGATGATTATCGGTATTCAAAGGCCAAAAGGACACATAGAAGAGTGTTCGTCTAAGGTTGCAAGAGAGCAATACAAAAGTTTAGAGTTTTCCGCACTTTTCCTGTAATGGCATGAGCGCTTGTACTCCCATCAGCAGTGAGAGAACCACCAAGTTCCTCAATCATCTAAATCAGAAAACAACTGCACATTAGAGCAGTcacaatttggaataaaaagaactttttattgttagaatcttagaatatttatgaaaagtttatgggaatatttttcttaattcctaaatattttccttttttattcctctgtatattctatttattctcccttgtacctattgtatttttcatcagaaaataataagaagaaaaatatagtggtttttctcctggtacacaggtttccacgtaaagttgtgtgtttgtttgtctccctttcaatatggtatccgagcaggtggtccaagaaGGTCTCGTGTTCAAGCCTCGTATtttcgtttcctccccaattaaaatccatttccagttgttgggcctttcaaatatttcaagcccacaagtgaggagagtgttggtgatatataattgaattttctttctttttttaaaaaaggatacgagtctcactattattaatataaagaaagagacaaagctcaatgtacatgaggattatacaaagagcaaaaggGGAGAGGAAGATCAACAGGCGCATCCGGGCATCAcaaactaggttgacacccccttagtgccctcaaaacatccaaaaagcgacaacacaagatcaaaacaaaaagccacaaaaacaaagacaaacaaaatgataaaaagaatctttccaaagcaaaatcataatcaaaggCAGCATgctgagaacaaagaagaataagccttgattggtTGAGCAAAAACTGTTTGAAGCAGAGGGCTGATCCGAAAGTCCTGATCATCAAAGACTTCAAAGTGGGGATGCTGTAAAGGCTGGccaatataacacaatatccTACGTCGAAGATCTTCTtttgcattacattttctaaaatttccaatccactctgttaaaggccttttcaaggtctaatttaatgatccatcttttcttttttcggatAATATATACCTCCAaagtttcttttgctattaaaaTAGGATCCAAGATTTGGCACTCTTCCAGAAAGCCACATTGTAATGGAGAAATATCttaggattctaacaataaaacacaaaatatcctaaccaaatggctaaacagaggcagcactctgtaattctttatttatgtaaaagccaaaacacattcaacaatagtagatatgaaaaataaaggaagaacaacaTAGAAAACTTACCCAGCTCCTTTATACAGGGCTGGATACCCTCAGGCTACAGCAGCCTTTACTCTCcttgaaataaccaaaaaagaccTAGCCTCCCCTACCCAacattacatgtttatacctctctctctcatccctcCTAGTGGGCCCACCTGCACGATCCTCTCCCATTATTCTCTCATCATTGGTTGCTaaggaatttccctttctacccttccttttATAGGTATAGATAATAGGAGGTCTTACAAAGTAATACCTGGCCTggctttctttaatctttctgcgagaacctttccaaacaacttataaattaatgttgaaacaaCTTATAAGCCACACTGTAATGaccttccttctcttgaccgaacttcaataatcgacaacttatatttatccacATAATCAGCAAAACTCTTAATCTGCCACTAGCTTCAAACAAAGACCCAGCCAATTCCTTTTGAACTCCATAGTGCCTTTATAATACAACTggcaatctcttctcttttggtcCCCGGAATCAATGCTCTATCTGGATtagctttcttcaaaagatttttaatagcCAATTGTTTCGAATGGCCCATGAATCCTCTAGTGTTCCATGATATAATCTTCATCTTTGCAACCTCTGccttatatcaattcaatttcacatgctgCCAAGAAAGGAACCAACTCTTGAGGGGGAAGGATACTTGCTGACctgcacaaaatttctttttatggggaggaaaacaatttaataaaatctggaCCGAGAGAGTCACTGTCCTCTTGTTTCTCTGTCtctgattgaattatttcttcctcaactGGTTCAAATTCTGCACTACTTACACTGGTGACTGATTAAACTTCCATGAATTCATCTTCTAGGCTCTCAACTTTTTTGAGACAAGAAGTATCttgcacaaaattaaagaatgaaccagaaagtttggaggaggattgagaaaatttattacttaaggAGGAAGGCAGTACTGACCTTTTGCCaactgaatttggaatttgtatcTTCACACAACTTTCCTCTAATAAATCAGAATTAGCCAAGCTCATCCAAATGTTGCGAAAAGAAGTTCTCCCTTTGGTATAGGTCTTGAGGTGCTTAGAAAAATTTCTGGCATGAAATGGAATAGCTTTCATTGCAGATGATATTTTAGTCTTGGGAGAGGCtggtaattttggttgagagCTGAAAACAGGAGATGGCCCGCAAGTGAAGTTCCTTGATGGAGGAGAGGACTCTgattcttcctccaattcgTCAGAATACCAAAAGCCATTGGAATtctgattaataaaattcttgggGCCTACCATCTGTGTGTCAGCTTTTAAAATGTCTGCAGAtacattaagtttgaaaaaatctggTTGGGGAGGGCTAGGTGAGCTGttttttgagataataaaatgtcGGTTGgctgccttttcttcttttgaggtctgtttttctctcttttctattgAAGTCTTTTCCCCTTCTAAGTACGTGGAGATCCCAGCTAtacccaaatttgaatttttccttctgaaaattatttttttcggcGAGGATTCAAGGGCTGAAACTCTTTCCGGTCGAacaaggttttcttcttcatcacccAACTTCCTAAGTGCTTCGAAAGGATTTCTTGAGATGGATGGGGCAttctgtttgagaaaattcaGGTATCTGGGAGACCATCACTTTGGAGCCCTTCATCTAAAATCACTGAATTTATTCTACATAAATCAATAGGATtggaaaaatcactttgaaatagATCAGATTGGATTATTACAGGAGCTTATAAGGGttcaaaatccccaaaattaagggaaaaattTCCTCAGTTCTCACTCTTTAATTCTATAGTTGCTGGTAAGAATCCGCAAAGATTTTTCCGAACTTTAATTCTTGCTTCAGAGAACTTGATCAGATTGAGTGTTTCTAAGATTATACTCTCTAGTCCACCAAAGTAGCTTAAGCTTAAggctataattgaattttctttcaaccaccagcttaaactttttggtgaatcggtggtttaatatttatattaatattttataaaaaaatgtacacaGCTAAtgccatataaaataaataaagaaatactataaaatctacatccataaaatatgcatgtgAACACATATCAGAAGATGGATATTTGTAAGTTAGAAAGACcgataacaaaatgtcataattaaacaacagCATTAATATTATGGGTAGTTTCAAGCTTCATTTGTCTATTCTAGGTAGGGATATTGAAtaactcttaaaaataatataaagattgaaTCCCTAAACTTCATGTGCTTGCTAGTATACAACCTAAAAGTTCAACAGTTAAAGAAactgattaatcatttttggcaGGATGTCAGATTCGCCTTTCGAAATCCTACATGAGTAGAGCCAGCCAAATAAGCCAAGCAAGATATGCCTCTTAAGGAATATGGAGAAGTTCAATGACTGGGTATGTATATGATAAGCCttaacctcaattttatttatcaataatggaGGGAAGGAATCAGAAGCTTCTCTAGCTCTCCCAATTATTCTAAGAAACCTGATACAAGCTATGCCAAAACATACCCTCCCCAAACAATCATAATAGCATTTATATGAAAGCATAAAAGACTCATGGCTCCCTTAACTAGCAACATTCAGACCAACAAATACAGCTTCCCATCCTCCTCAcctgaatcctttcttgtgCCTACGGGTGTACACCTTCACTACCATGGGCCTATCAGTATTTAGAGATCGTAGAGGCTGTATGAGCCAAGGAGTTGGAAGAGTAGGATTAGGGAAGTGTGGAGTTTTCCGCTCTTTGTTTGGCCAAAAGTGTTTGTGGACTCCCgacaagaaaatttcaattttatgccTTATTGACTTCGTATGTCCTAGGCCCTAAGAGTTCAAAACTTTCTAGATTTCACAACTTCTTGGACCACTCCTTCTGTCAAACACCCCTTTAAAGAATACTAAGCCAAGGATATAAAACTTCAATACCATCAAtagaaaatctcataaaagaaacatgattgatgaatattttagaagacTATAAATTGGTACCGTACCTTCATGAGCTGAGTTTTCTTAGTTTCGTTTGCAATGTTcatcaacataattttaaatgattttcctAATGTGTTCTCTTCAGAATTGAGGTCCTCTGATGCCACATTTACACTTCCAAATTCttgatagaaattttgtgtacactgattggttggatttttaggataaatacTTGATAAAATCTCATGCTTTGAATTGGCTAAAGAGCATCCTTGAGAGCAGGTATCGTATACATCACTTTTAGCTGTCATACTAGCTGTCATGTTGTTCTCTATTTCTGCAAAAGAAACCGGACCGTTGCTGTCATGCACTGCATCCTGGTTTAAATAAACCGTTCTGAGATAATTAAGCAACATatggagaataatttaaattgtactaTCTTGTGGAACAAAACCTGAATTACACATAccctgaatttcattttcttctccaaggggcactaaagttacaaactcgtcatgttgaaaattcaaattttgaatggtatgCTGATCAGTTGCATTTGAAACGTTGCAACCTCGATTGGCAACACTAATTCTTGCAGCATACAGGGCTTCAGGCTTTAGTAGAGAAAGTAACTTTGGAAAGTCAGTCGAACACATTGAAATTCCCTGAATGTgaaatccatggattttattacaCATCCCAAAGGTGAACGACTTTGAGGCATCTTGGTTATAATCaatgttggatcggtatggcaaccctagagggggtgaatagggtttaaataaactttttgacaaataaaaagtaaaatcaactaattagatattttttaatatttaaataaagaactttgtaaactttgttaaataacaagattgataaaaagatatgaatggaaatatgcaatcaaactcaaccaataagaatatgtaactaaaattaaattaaaaaataattagaaaagagttagagaagaagacaccgtaattttatagtggttcggttaaactcaacctacatccactttcccaagcacctcttgggattttgattgaaaatcttctttagactctttccacggatttgagccgaaccgattcttgctcctttttcgggttcaagagcaaacccgatcctttccacgggttaggatccaaccgttacaatatgttgaagtttttaaatcacacaaaagaaaactctctaaaagagtgagtatacaatttgaagctcacaaatttaatcctcacaatacaataagaagctctcaagaataagatgaaaagaataaaaattggaagctttagagagaataacaatgttggctttttgcttgaggattgtaaagattttaatgatcttgtgtaaatgtgaagtatttaaaaagagaggaaaga of Cucumis sativus cultivar 9930 unplaced genomic scaffold, Cucumber_9930_V3 scaffold71, whole genome shotgun sequence contains these proteins:
- the LOC116406185 gene encoding uncharacterized protein LOC116406185, with product MLLNYLRTVYLNQDAVHDSNGPVSFAEIENNMTASMTAKSDVYDTCSQGCSLANSKHEILSSIYPKNPTNQCTQNFYQEFGSVNVASEDLNSEENTLGKSFKIMLMNIANETKKTQLMKSLDCLLQLVKGKLPGRQIC